DNA from Rhodothermia bacterium:
ACGGAATGCGGGTTTTTTATTACAAGGAACGGCAAACGACTATGCAACCGATGTGGCTAAATTAGGACGGGAAACCACGCAACACCTATGGCACTTCACGCTGGAAAACATTGCGCTTGTTCAGGCCGAGGTAGAACCAAACGCCGTTTCTTACCTGCAAACCGGTAGTTATGTGGCTGCCGGAACGCCAGAAGAAGCGCTTTCTATACAATATGCCGCAGAACTGGCCCGCAACGATGGTTTTGAGAGTGAATGGCTTCCCGCCAATACAGCCAACCACCGCATGAATAGCGCAGGATTTTTTGGCGCCCAATTTGTCCCCACCAACGGACGAGTCCATAGCGTAAAACTCCTTCGCTACTTGGCAGAGAAGAGCGGAGCCACCTTTTTGCCTCACCATACCGCGATCCGGTACGAAGTAATGGGCGATGATTTGGTGGTACATACGCCCTTTCGGAAGGTCTCTGCGCCAATTTCGGTTTGGGCCCTAAATGCTTGGACGCCGCAACTATTACCCGAAACCACCGATTATATCCGCCCAGTTCGTGCGCAAATGTTTTCGACTGCACCTTTGGCACATTCCATTTGTCCAGCACCAATTTACAGCCACGAAGGTTATTTTTACCTTAGACAAGACGATGCGGGTGCGTTGCTGCTTGGTGGTGCAAGGCATTTGCACGAAGCCACAG
Protein-coding regions in this window:
- a CDS encoding FAD-binding oxidoreductase — its product is MPTVSIWQSTYQALPNIHADVLIVGAGISGIATAYWLRKTRPMLKVVVLEAGDLAAGASGRNAGFLLQGTANDYATDVAKLGRETTQHLWHFTLENIALVQAEVEPNAVSYLQTGSYVAAGTPEEALSIQYAAELARNDGFESEWLPANTANHRMNSAGFFGAQFVPTNGRVHSVKLLRYLAEKSGATFLPHHTAIRYEVMGDDLVVHTPFRKVSAPISVWALNAWTPQLLPETTDYIRPVRAQMFSTAPLAHSICPAPIYSHEGYFYLRQDDAGALLLGGARHLHEATEVGYEDAVTPELQTDLEAYLCQYFPALGQPHIINRWSGTMGFSPDHVPCIGRLSTHAASWWVGGYSGHGMSYGFRMGKLMAQCVLEEHTPEFAYFDVNRFSTKMVQ